The Candidatus Methylomirabilota bacterium genome contains the following window.
TACGCCAGCGCCCAGCGCTCGGCGTCGCCGAGCGAGTCGGCGAACGAGGGCATGGGGGTACCGTCCAGGCCGAGCGTCAGGGCGCGGTAGATATCGGCGACGCTGGAGCCGCCCTTGAACTGCCCCCGCGTGAAGTCGGTGGGCCGGCTGGGGAGATCGAAGTCATCCCTGAGCTGAGGCGCCGACGGGCCGTCGCCCCGCCCCTCCTGGCCGTGGCACTCCCAGCACTTGGCTCGCCCGTAGAGGTCCTGGCCTTGCGCCAGCAGCGCCGGCACCGCCGGCGGCGCGGCGTCGAAGGGCACCGCCACCTCCGGCGTCTCCTCCTTCCAGCGCTTGGAGAACGTCTTGATGTACGCGATGACGGCGACGCGCTCCTTGTCGGGAACCTCGTGCCACGTGGGCATCGCGGTCCAGCGCAGGCCGCGCGTGATCGTGCGGTAGAGATCGCCGTCAGTCGGCAGCGACCCCGACGGCGTCGTCCTGAACTTGAAGACGCCGGCGGTGAAGGCGCGCGGGCGGGGGAAGAGGAACGTGGCCGCCGGGCCGTTGCCGTCGCCCTTGGGGCCGTGGCAGCCGACGCAGTGGTCCGCGTACACCTCCCGGCCCTGTTCGACGAGCGCCTCGCCCTCGGGGATCTTCATGGCCGAGACCCCCACGCTCTGCGCCTCGAAGATCTCGCGCCAGGCGCCCCGGTTGGTGCCCAGCTTCTGGAGGTATCTCACCAGCCCGACCAGGTCCGGCGTCGGGATCACCAGGCGCACCGCGGCCGCCAGCGCGCGGCCCCGGAGCGGCGTGAGATCGAGCACCGGCGTGCCGTCGAGCGGCCAGGCGCCGTCCGGCGCCGGCGGAACGAAGGTGAGCCCGGACTGGTCGGGAAAGAGGACGATGGGGCGATTCGGTCGCAGCGTGAAGTAACGCCGCAGCGCGGGCGTGACCTCCGGCGTCGGGCCGTCGGGGCCGCCCCGCACGCGCACGACGAGCTGGGCGAAGAGCCACGGAGAGCTCGGCATGATCGAGTCGGGCACCGTGAGCCGGGGATTCCAGTGGTGGGCGTAGTGCCAGTCGTCGGAATACTTGAGGCCGACCCGGGAGAGATCGGGGCCGATGCGACGCGTGGAAAGCAGATGCGGGAGGTCCCACGCGTACTCGCCCGCCTCGGCGACCGGGCCCCAGCGAAACGCCTCTCCCGCCACCGGTCGCACGTACTGGCTATGGCAGTACCAGCAGCCCTCGCGGATGTAGACGGCGCGGCCGCGCCGCTCCAACGGCGTGTAGTCGCGGACGGCGTAGCGTACCCACTTGACATCGCCGAGATCGGTGCGCACCGCGCGGGTCACCTCGCGCGCGCGCGACTCGGGCACGAGGGCGGGCAGGAAGCCCTGGACGAAGAGCGCCAGCGTGACGAAGAAGAAGCCGGCGCCGGCGGCCAGCGCGGTGATCGACCTCATGCGCGGAGCGAGCTCCGCATGAGGGTGACGACCAGGAGCGAGAGCCCGACGTCCATCGAGATTCCGGTGAGCGTGCGGACCCACCAATAGGGACGGAT
Protein-coding sequences here:
- a CDS encoding cbb3-type cytochrome c oxidase subunit II, whose amino-acid sequence is MRSITALAAGAGFFFVTLALFVQGFLPALVPESRAREVTRAVRTDLGDVKWVRYAVRDYTPLERRGRAVYIREGCWYCHSQYVRPVAGEAFRWGPVAEAGEYAWDLPHLLSTRRIGPDLSRVGLKYSDDWHYAHHWNPRLTVPDSIMPSSPWLFAQLVVRVRGGPDGPTPEVTPALRRYFTLRPNRPIVLFPDQSGLTFVPPAPDGAWPLDGTPVLDLTPLRGRALAAAVRLVIPTPDLVGLVRYLQKLGTNRGAWREIFEAQSVGVSAMKIPEGEALVEQGREVYADHCVGCHGPKGDGNGPAATFLFPRPRAFTAGVFKFRTTPSGSLPTDGDLYRTITRGLRWTAMPTWHEVPDKERVAVIAYIKTFSKRWKEETPEVAVPFDAAPPAVPALLAQGQDLYGRAKCWECHGQEGRGDGPSAPQLRDDFDLPSRPTDFTRGQFKGGSSVADIYRALTLGLDGTPMPSFADSLGDAERWALAYYVLSLSAWADPLTGEKLQLSDAAKAALNSRGVEASHPRRAWDPALGGPGVAEAAGGPARGPAPDGRE